In the Salvelinus fontinalis isolate EN_2023a chromosome 34, ASM2944872v1, whole genome shotgun sequence genome, one interval contains:
- the LOC129832985 gene encoding kelch-like protein 11, with protein MCVCVCVLSHTSLLQFRILTTTARMAAAPPNPDDSSRGSSGSSTPSVLVGDGDTEEAEDFTSSSHCTELSRRQNEQRKQGLFCDVTLAFSSGAATGNVQSCEFSAHRSVLAAATDYFTPLLGGQFSESLSGRVEMKEWSAELGPDPETVESVIQYMYTGEIRVSTCNVHEVLELADRFLLLHLKEFCGEFLKKKLSLANCVAVHSLAHMYTLDQLALRAADMIRRNFHKVIQDEEFYTLPFHLVRDWLSDAEITVDAEEVLFEAVVKWVQRNTEQRGRYFEELFRLLRLPQIKPTFLTRVVKNEALVAASEACLRLVSDAVEGHAIRCENLKSADLEFWSSYMASFQPRFGQNMDVIMVVGGVSEGGDYLSECVGYFIYEDRWVNLPHIHNHLDGHAIATTESHIYVAGSMEPGFAKTVERYNPNRNTWEQVSNLTTRKHSFGLTCIKDILYSIGGHGNFSPGFKDVSVYEPEPDKWHNLESAPKILRDVKAVSVEDRYVYVTARTPVDTDNEDGLKTVTTRYDTESRQWQDVDSLPLIDNYCVFQMAVAPTNFYHTASCCPKSYTVRDEAAKQKISAHISDEILESLPPEVTSIEGAAICHFDEDVFVIGGWKNSDDVDKQYRKEAYRYSAERKRWMLLPPMPQPRCRATACHVRIPYRFLYGCQRYPMPQNLARQRDRMQQMQQLHRRTLTLRRQLQSQIEC; from the exons ATGTGCGTCTGCGTGTGTGTTCTTTCCCACACGAGTTTACTGCAATTCCGAATTCTCACAACCACCGCCAGAATGGCAGCTGCACCCCCGAACCCAGATGACTCTAGTCGGGGTAGTAGCGGTAGCAGCACGCCCAGCGTCCTTGTCGGGGACGGGGATACGGAAGAGGCCGAGgatttcacctcctcctcccactgcaCAGAGCTGTCTCGGCGGCAGAACGAACAGAGGAAGCAGGGATTGTTCTGCGACGTGACGCTGGCCTTCAGCAGTGGGGCGGCAACCGGGAATGTTCAGAGCTGTGAGTTTTCCGCTCACCGTTCTGTACTGGCCGCGGCTACGGACTATTTCACGCCGTTACTGGGAGGGCAGTTCTCCGAGTCGCTGTCGGGTCGGGTTGAGATGAAGGAATGGAGCGCTGAATTGGGACCAGACCCGGAGACGGTGGAGAGTGTCATTCAGTACATGTACACGGGAGAAATACGTGTGAGCACCTGCAATGTGCATGAAGTGTTAGAGCTTGCTGACAG GTTCCTGCTGCTGCATCTGAAGGAGTTCTGTGGGGAGTTCTTGAAGAAGAAGCTGAGCCTGGCCAACTGTGTGGCGGTGCACAGCCTGGCCCACATGTACACCCTGGACCAGCTGGCTCTGCGGGCCGCAGACATGATCCGACGCAATTTCCACAAGGTCATCCAGGATGAGGAGTTCTACACCCTGCCCTTCCACCTGGTGAGGGACTGGCTGTCTGACGCAGAGATCACCGTGGACGCGGAAGAGGTGCTGTTTGAGGCTGTGGTGAAGTGGGTCCAGAGGAACACAGAACAGCGGGGGAGGTACTTTGAGGAGTTGTTCCGTCTCCTCCGGCTACCCCAGATTAAGCCCACCTTTCTGACGCGCGTGGTGAAGAACGAGGCACTGGTGGCGGCCAGCGAGGCCTGTCTCCGCCTGGTGTCCGATGCCGTGGAGGGCCACGCCATCCGCTGTGAGAACCTCAAGTCAGCTGACCTGGAGTTCTGGTCGTCCTACATGGCCTCCTTCCAGCCGCGCTTCGGCCAGAACATGGACGTGATCATGGTGGTGGGCGGGGTGTCGGAGGGGGGTGACTACCTGAGTGAATGTGTGGGTTACTTCATCTACGAGGACCGCTGGGTTAACCTGCCCCACATCCACAACCACCTGGACGGCCATGCCATCGCCACCACAGAGTCCCACATCTACGTAGCGGGATCCATGGAACCGGGCTTCGCCAAGACCGTGGAGCGCTATAACCCCAACCGCAACACCTGGGAACAGGTGAGCAACCTGACCACACGTAAACACTCCTTTGGTCTCACCTGTATCAAAGACATCCTGTACAGCATCGGTGGCCACGGCAACTTCAGCCCCGGCTTCAAGGACGTGAGCGTGTACGAGCCTGAGCCGGACAAGTGGCACAACCTGGAGTCGGCGCCCAAGATCCTGCGGGACGTGAAGGCGGTGAGCGTGGAGGACCGCTACGTATACGTGACGGCGCGCACGCCGGTGGACACGGACAACGAGGACGGGCTGAAGACGGTCACCACGCGTTACGACACAGAGAGCCGCCAGTGGCAGGACGTGGACTCCCTGCCGCTCATAGACAACTACTGTGTGTTCCAGATGGCCGTGGCCCCCACCAACTTCTACCACACGGCCTCCTGCTGCCCTAAGAGCTACACGGTGCGGGACGAGGCCGCCAAGCAGAAGATCAGCGCCCACATCTCAGACGAGATCCTGGAGAGCTTGCCGCCCGAGGTCACCAGCATCGAGGGCGCCGCCATCTGCCACTTCGATGAGGACGTCTTTGTGATCGGCGGCTGGAAGAACAGCGACGACGTGGACAAGCAGTACCGCAAAGAGGCCTACCGCTACTCTGCCGAAAGGAAGCGCTGGATGCTACTGCCGCCCATGCCCCAGCCGCGCTGCCGCGCCACCGCCTGCCACGTGCGAATCCCCTACCGCTTCCTGTACGGCTGCCAGCGCTACCCCATGCCCCAGAACCTGGCCCGCCAGCGGGACCGCATGCAGCAGATGCAGCAGCTACACCGGCGCACCCTCACCCTGCGCAGGCAGCTACAGTCTCAGATCGAGTGCTGA